GCGAGATGCGATTCGAGTGCATCCATTTCGCGCTGGTAGGTGGCGCGCATGGCACGGCGCGAACCGTCGACGATGTCTTTCGGGTCGAGGTTCTTCTGGCCCTTGAGCTTGGTGAATTCGCGGAAACCGGCTTCGAAGATGCGCTCCATCGAGCCGGCATGGTGGCGGTCGTTGACCGCGCTGTTGTAGAGGTTGTTCAGATCGCCGCCGGACCAGAAATCACGCTCGAAAGTCTCGGTCTTGGTGCGCGCCAGGCGCACGGTGAACCACTTCATCGAGATGTAGTACCAGGACATGAAGGAAACGCCGGCGAGCAGGGCCATGACGGCCTGGACGACCGCGCTGGCCTGGAGAATCAGGTGGAGGATGGACATATCCTGGGTGACGTTCATTTCAGCGCTTCCAGTTTTTGATGCAGAAAATCGGGGATGGCCGCCGGCGTCATGGTGGCCATGTTGACGCAGGCGATTTCGACGGTGCCGGTGACCAGTTCAACGTCGCCACGGCGGACGTGCTGACGGAAGACGACGCGGACACGGGTGAGTTTTTCGACTTCCAGACCAACAGTCAGTTCGTCGTCGAGCCTTGCCGGCTTGAGATATTCGCAACTCGCCTTGCGCGCCACGAAACCAATACCGGCTTCGGCAGCCAGCGCCGATTGGTCGTGGCCGGCAAAACGCATCCATTCCGTACGGCAACGCTCGAAGAAGCGGAGGTAATTGGCGTAGTAAACCACGCCGCCGGCGTCGGTATCTTCGTAATAGACACGAACGGGGATCGAGAAGGCGTTGGGCTTGGGCTCGTATTTCATCCCGCGATTTTACCTTGCGCCGCAACAATATTTTGTAACGATCTGTTTCTTGCCGCATTTGGCGCGGTCGACCGCGCCAAAACTCAGTTTTCCGGCAAGGTTTCCGGCGAATTTGGCACCGGCAAGCCAAGATGGCGATAAATGGCCGGCGTGGCAATCCGGCCGCGCAAGGTCCGTTGCAGATAGCCTTGCTGGATCAGGTAGGGCTCCAGGACATCTTCGATCGTGTCGCGAGCTTCGCCAATCGCAGCCGCCAGATTGTCGACTCCGACCGGTCCGCCGCCGAATTTATCGATCACCGCCGAGAGCAGTTTGCGATCCATCAGGTCAAGCCCGGCAGGGTCAACGTCAAGCATATGCAACGCGGCATCGGCGACCTGGCGGGTAATGTTGCCATCGGCCTTGACCTCGGCGTAATCGCGCACCCGACGCAACAAGCGGTTGGCGATACGCGGCGTGCCACGCGAACGTTTGGCGATTTCGAGCGAGCCTTCCGGGTCGATCGGCGCATTAAGCAGGGAGGCGGAACGACTGACGATACTTTTCAGTTCATCGGCGTTGTAAAACTCAAGCCGGGCGACGATACCGAAACGGTCGCGCAGCGGATTGGTCAGCATGCCGGCCCGGGTCGTCGCACCGACCAGCGTGAACGGTGGCAGATCAAGCTTGACCGAGCGTGCCGCCGGGCCTTCGCCGATCATGATGTCGATCTGGAAATCCTCCAGCGCCGGGTAGAGAATTTCTTCAACGACCGGTGAAAGACGGTGAATTTCGTCGATAAACAGTACATCGTGCGGTTCGAGATTGGTCAGGATGGCGGCGAGGTCGCCGGCTCGTTCGAGCACCGGGCCGGAAGTCTGGCGCAGGTTGACGCCCATCTCCGCCGCCACAATATGGGCCAAAGTCGTCTTGCCCAGACCTGGCGGCCCGAAAAGCAACACATGGTCGAGCGATTCGCTGCGATTCTTGGCTGCCTGGATGAAGATTTCCAGTTGCTCGCGAATCTTGACCTGGCCGGTGTAATCAGCCAGCCGCTTGGGACGGAGCGCCCGTTCCAGCGCCTCTTCCTGAGCCGATTTCGAATTCGGGGCAATGATGCGGTCGACCGCGGCACGGGGAGAATCGGCCTGCGGAGCAAAAAGTTGGTCGGTTTCGATCATGCGGAAATGTCCTCACGCGTCCAGCGGCCAAACAGCATATGGCCGAGCGCCAGCAGTACCGGCCCGAGAAAAATGCCGATGAAGCCGAAGACCAGCACCCCACCAAGCACGCCGAGCGCGATCAGCAAAATCGAAATGCCGGCGCCGCGCGCCATCAGGACGGGTTTTACAAAGTTGTCGATACTGCTGATGATGAACAGGCCGTAAAGGACCATGAAAATCGCCCAGCCGGTCAGCCCCTGACTGTAAAGCCAGGCGGCGGCGCCCCCCCAGATCAACGGCGGCCCGATTGGAATCATCGACAGGAAAAAGGTGGCAAAACCCAGCAGGACTGCAGCCGGAACACCGGCAATCAGGAAACCGATCATCGCCACCGTGCCTTGTGCCGCAGCCGTGCCGACAATGCCCAGCATCACCCCAACCACCGTGCCGCGTGCTTTGTCGAGCATTTCTTGACCCAACTCGCCGCCGAGTTTGTGCGCGGCGACATACAACGAATGGACCACCTTGGCGCCGTCGCGATAAAGGAAGAAAACAACAAAAATCACCAACGCCACCTGCAACAAACCGTTGGCAGCAATGCCGCCGAGCGCCAGCCCGAACTGGCGCAAAGGCACGACCAGTTGCTTGAGCAGGGCATTCAGTTCGGCCCGGTTACTGGCGATCTGGTGCCAGAAAGTATCGATCTCGACACCAAAAAACGGCAATCCACTAAGCCAGGCGGGTGGATCGAGCGGCAAGCCCTGCTCGACATAAGGCCGGGCGAAATCGATCAGCTTGTCGGCGCTGCTCGCCAGACTGCCAGCCAGGAAGATCATCGGCAGCAGCATGACCAGCACGAGCAGGGTCGTCATCAAGGTGGCGGCCAGCGTGTTGCGGCCGCCCAGACGCGGCAGCAGCTGTTCTGAATAAAGCGGCCAGGTGCAGATCCAGACGACGAAAGCGAACAGCACGGCGCCGATCATCGGCCAGAGCACGGCAATGCAGCCGACAATCAGCAAGATCACCAGCGCAATCTGCGCCAGGCGCTTGGGATTTTCCTCGCTGCTGAACATCAGACCTTGGACAACAATTTGAGCGCCGCCCGGATGCCATCCGAGGTGCCGATATCGGCTGGCAATTGCTTCATTGCCGCAGCCGCTTCCTTTTCGTTGTAACCCAGAGCGAGCAGGGCGTTGGAAATATCCTGTTTTGTATCGTCGACCGCAGCAAGCAGCGAAACACCGGTAGTTTCAGCCAGTTTGCCCTTGAGTTCGAGCAACAGGCGCTCGGCCGTTTTCTTGCCGATGCCCGGCACCTTGATCAGGCGACCCAGCTCCTGCTGCGCCACGGCAGCGGCCAGATCGCCGACCGACAGGCCAGAGAGGACCGACAGCGCAGTGCGCGCGCCGATCCCGGAAACCTTGAGCAACTGACGGAAAGCGAAACGTTCGGCCTCGGTCAGGAAGCCGTACAGATAGTGACCGTCCTCACGCACGGCGAAATGGGTCAGCAAGCGCGTTTTTTCGCCATTGGCCGGCAGGTTGTAGAAGGTGCTCATCGGCACGTCGAGCTCGTAGCCGACGCCATTCACCTCCAGCACGATCTGCGGGGGATTTTTTTCGGCGAGGATGCCGGTCAGTCTTCCAATCATGTCGGCTCGATTTCTTTCAGGGCAAGGTACTGTAATTTCACACAGGTGCTCATCCTATCAGGCGGCCGCCCCGAATGCGATACCCGGCGGTCGCCATGGCGCCCAAACCTTGCCCGCCATGCGCATGGCAAATGGCGCAAGCCAGCGCATCGGCCGCGTCGGAAGTCGGTGAACCGGAGAGATTGAGCAACCGGACCACCATGTCCTGAACCTGCTCCTTGGCCGCCTTGCCATGGCCGACGACGGCCTGCTTGACCTGCAATGCCGTGTATTCGGAGACCGGCAGACCGGCGTGAACCAGGGCGCTGATTGCCGCACCGCGCGCCTGGCCGAGCAGCAGGGTCGATTGCGGATTGACGTTGACGAAGACCTTCTCGACCGCAGCCTGATCCGGCTGATACGTTGCAACCACCTCGCTGATCCCGGCAAACAGCGTTTTGATCCGCTCCGGCAGCGATTGCTTGTCGTTCGACTTGATGCAGCCACTGGCGATATAGACCAGTTTGTTGCCGTGCAACTCGACGACACCGAACCCCGTGACCCGCAAACCAGGATCGATCCCGAGAATACGCGGTGTCGCCAGACTCACTTGGGTCGTGCGACGAGATAGACGCCGCTGACCGCGATCAACATGCCGATTGCTGCGGTCAACGTCAGTTTTTCATCGAAAATCACGAAGGCAATCAGTGCCGTGCTCAGCGGGGTCAAATAAAACAGACTGGCGACATTCACCGCACTGCCGCTGCGAATCAGCAGATTGAGCAGGCTGATCGCACCAATCGAGAGCACCAGCACCAGCCAGCCGAGCGCGAAGATGAAATCGCCGTTCCATTCGATCCGGTAATTCTCGAACGACAGCACCGCCAGCGCGGTGACCAGCGCCGTCGGAACGAACTGGATGACCGACCCGGTGCGCAGATCGAAGCTGGCGCAAAAACGTTTCTGGTACAAGGTGCCGATGGTGATGCCGAGCAAGGCAATCAAAGCGGGAACCAACATCGGCCCGAGGGCGGCAGCCTCGCCAAATTTGCCTGAGACAACCAACGCAACGCCGACAAAACCGAGGCCCAGACCGGCCCACTGCCGGCGATTGACCTGTTCGCCAAGCAACCAGCCGGCCCCCAGCGCCGTCAGCAAGGGTTGCATGCCGACGACCAGCGCCGTGACGCCGGCCGGCAGGCCGTGCCGGATGGCGACGAAAACCCCGCCGAGATAAACGGCATGGACCAGCAAGCCGGAAACAGCAATATGCACCCACTGCATCGGCGCTTTCGGCCAAGGTGCCCGGGTCAGCAGGGCGATTGCCGTCATCAGGGCGATGACGAAGGCGTAGCGGGTGAGCAGAAAAGAAAGTGGCTCGGCGTAAGGCAGGCCGTACTTGGCCCCAATGAAGCCGGTGCTCCACAGAAAGACAAAAAGAAAGGGGTAGAGGCGCTGCATCAGCTGCGCCCCGTGGCACTCAATCGCAACTTGCCTGCGCGCCATCCACCCGGCAAGCACCCTTGGTCCGGTAGGTAAACGTCACCCCGCCCGGATAGCTGCAGACCAGCTTGGTCAGCTTGCCCAGTTTTTCGACTCTCATGCCGGTCGACCGTAGCATTTTGACCTCGGCGGCCGGCTTGTCGCAGGAAACGTAAGCGTCGAAAACGCCATCCTTCGATTCCCACAGGGCGACATTCTTCATCGCCCGGTAGTCTTCATAACGCAAACAGGAGTCGGTCTGATTGGCATACGCCTTGGCGGCATCGCTGCAAAAGCCGTTGTAGGTGTACTTCAGCTCTTCTTCCATCGGACAGGCATTGACCTGGGCTGCGCCGGACAAATCCGGGCAGACCAGCGTCGCGGCCGACGCAGTCAGGCTCGATGCAACAAGCAGCACGGCAAGCAAGACACGGGATTGATTCACGATAATTCCTGACTGCGCGGCAAGCGCTTATTCATCCATCACAGCCGTGCTGTAGATTTCCTGCACGTCGTCCAGACCTTCGAGCGCATCGAGCAGTTTCTGCATACGCACGGCGTCGTCGCCGACCAGCTCGGTTTCGCCTTCCGGCTTCATCGTCACTTCGCCGAACTCCGGCTTGAAACCGGCAGCTTCCAGTGCATCCTTGACGGTGATGAAATCGGTCGGCCCGGTGATCACTTCGATCGAACCGTCTTCATTGGTCGCCACGTCCTCGGCACCGGCTTCGATCGCCGCATCCATCAGCGCCGCTTCGTCGGTCCCCGGGGCAAAAATCATCTGGCCGCAATGCTTGAACTGGAACACGACGCAACCTTCGGTGCCCATGTTGCCGCCGTACTTGTTGAAGGCGTGGCGCACTTCGGCGACGGTCCGGGTCTTGTTGTCGGTCAGGCAGTCGACCATGATCGCTGCGCCGCCGATGCCGTAGCCTTCGTAGCGGATTTCAACGTAATCGACGCCTTCCAGTTCGCCGGTCCCTTTCTTGATCGCCGTATCGATCTTGTCCTTGGGCATATTGACGCCCTTGGCCTTGTCGACCGCGACACGCAGGCGCGGATTGAAACCGGCATCACCGCCGCCCATCTTGGCAGCCACGGTAATTTCCTTGGCGATCTTGGAGAAAGCGGCGCCGCGCTTTTCGTCCTGACGACCCTTACGGTGCTGAATATTGGCCCACTTGGAATGACCTGCCATGGTCTTCTCTCACTGCAAAAACAAAGAAGCCGCAATTTTAACCGCAGCCGGCAGTCTCGTCAGTCGATGTTCGAATTTCCAGCTGACGCTGATTACGCTCTTTCACATTTCACCCCGCCAAGCGTTGCTAGAATGCCGGATACCTATCCAGTGGAAGCTCGCGCCATGTCCGAACCGCTTTACCTCGCCAAATCCGAAGACGGCTACCCGGCATTGCTGCCGCAGATGGCCAACCGCCACGGCCTGATCACCGGCGCCACCGGCACCGGCAAGACGGTCACCCTGCAATCGATCGCCGAACGCCTGTCCTTTGCCGGCGTTCCCGTCTTCATGGCCGACGTCAAAGGCGATCTTTCCGGCATGGGCGCGCCCGGCGTCGTCACGCCGAAGCTGGAAGCCCGGCTCAAGGATCTCGGCCTCGAAGGTTTCCAGCCTTACGCCAACCCGGTCGCCTTCTGGGATGTTTTCGGCCAGGGCGGCGTACCGGTTCGCGCCACCATTTCCGACATGGGCCCGCTGCTCCTCGCCCGCCTTCTCAACCTGAACGACACGCAAACCGGCGTGCTGCAACTGGTCTTCAAGATCGCCGACGATCAAGGCCTGTTGCTGCTCGATCTCAAGGATTTGCGCGCCATGGTCCAGCACGTGGGTGACAACGCCAAGGAATTCACCACCGAATACGGCAACGTTTCGTCAGCCTCGATCGGCGCCATCCAGCGCGGCCTGCTGACGCTGGAAGAGCAGGGCGGCGACCAGTTCTTCGGCGAACCGATGCTCGACATCAACGACCTGATGAAGCTCGATGAAAACGGGCGCGGCGTGATCAACGTGCTCTCGGCCGAAAAGCTCGTCCAGGCCCCGGCGCTTTACTCGACCTTCCTGCTCTGGCTGCTCGCCGAATTGTTCGAGCAACTGCCGGAAGCCGGCGATCTCGACAAACCCAAGCTCGTCTTCTTCTTCGACGAAGCCCACCTGCTGTTCACCGATGCCCCGCAGGCCCTGACCGACAAGGTCGAACAGGTGGTCCGGCTGATTCGCTCGAAGGGCGTCGGCGTCTATTTCGTCACCCAGAATCCGCTCGACGTGCCGGAGAAAATCCTCGGCCAGCTCGGCAACCGCGTCCAGCACGCCTTGCGCGCTTTCACGCCGCGCGACCAGAAGGCCGTCCAGGCCGCAGCCCAGACCATGCGGGCCAACCCGAAATTCGATGCAGCCACCGTCATCACCGAACTCGGCGTCGGCGAAGCACTGGTTTCCTTCCTCGACGAAAAAGGCCGCCCGACGGTGGTCGACCGCAGCATCATCTTTCCGCCCGCTTCCCGCCTCGGCCCGCTCAGCGCCGACGAACGCAAGGCGATGATCCAGGCGTCACCGATGCTCGCCACTTACGGCACCACGGTCGACCGCGAATCGGCCTACGAAATACTGCGCGGCAAGCCGGCCACAAAGCAAGCGGCTCCCGGCGCCATTCCGGCCCCGCCCCCCGGCCAGCCGGGCGGCCTTAACGCCAATGATTGGGGCAATCACGGCGGCCAGCAAGCCCAGCCACGCCCGGCGCCCCAGGCTCGCCAGCCCGAAGTCGCCGCACAGGAATCCGGCGGCGGCATTCTCGACAGCATCGGCGAAATGCTCGGCGGCAGCACCGGACCGCGGGGCGGCAAGCGCGAAGGCATGATCGAAGCGGCCGCCAAGAGCGCCGCCCGCGGCATGGCCGGCACCGTTGGCCGTGAAATCGGCAAGCAGATCCTGCGCGGCGTACTCGGCTCGATTCTCGGCGGTCGTCGCTGAGCGCTGGCACTGACAAATCGCACACCATGCAGCAGGAAGAGGGAATAAAATAAGAGTTTGCTTATTTTATCCGGAGCCCCAATGAAAACTTTCATGCCTCTCGCCCTGCTGCTGGCAGCCATGCCGGTGCTGGCCCAGGACATCGCCACGCTGACCGCCGATACCAAAAAAACCGTGCTGCCCGTTGTCCCCAAGGTAGTCAGTGCAATGCAGGAGGCGGTCGCTGAAAAAGGCGTCGCCGGGGCGATTCCCGTCTGCAAGGAGCAGGCACCGGCGCTGATCAAGGAAAAACGTCAGGAAACCAGCTGGGATATTCGCCGGGTCAGCCTGAAGACGCGCAACGCCGAGCGCAGCACGCCGGATTTGTGGGAAGTCCGGCAACTGGCCGACTTCAACATCCGTGCCGCCAACGGCGAAAAACCGGAAACGCTGGAAAAGAGCGAAATCGTCAACATCGACGGCAAACCGGTCTTCCGCTACATCAAGGCCCTGCCGGTCGGCGACGTTTGCCTCAAGTGCCACGGCCCGGTTGAACAATTCGAGGCCGGTTTGAAGACCAAACTCGGCGAGAGCTATCCACACGACCAGGCGACCGGCTACGCCAAGGGCGAAGTGCGCGGTGCGCTGACCGTCAAACGACCGTTGTAAGCGCCTGCCTGCCCTTGTCGGCCAGATGGTCGAACAGGGCAGCTGCCGCCGGGCTGAGTGCGGCGCGCGAACGAACGCACAATTGCAGATCGCGCGGCGCCCAGTCGTCGGCGATTTTTACCGTTTTCAAGCCGTCGACCGCGACAATCGACGAGTGCGGCAACAAACCGATGCCGACACCCGCCGCCACCATGCGGCAAATGGCATTGAAGCTGCGTACCTGGATGCGCACATCAAGGCTGCCACCCAACTGGGCCGCGGCATTCATCATGAAAGTATGAATCGCACTGCCGGCATGCAGGCAGACAAAAGGCTGGTCGAGCACCTCGGCAAAATCGACGATCTGGCGAGCCGCCAACGGATGCCCGGCCGGCACCACCAGGGCCAGACGATCGCGCCGGTAAGGCTGCGAATCCAGGCTGCCCGGCCCGCGCTCCGCGGCCACCACCCCGATTTCAACCTGCCCGGCGGCCACCGCCTGAATGATCGCCGGACTGGGCTGCTCTTCGAGGCTGACCCGGATGCGCGGATGCTCACGCAGAAAATCGCCGAGATCTTCGGGCAAAAAACAGTTGATCGCATTGGTGTTGGCAAACACCGTGACCTGGCTGTTCAAGCCGCTGGCGTAGGGCGCCAGATCGGCATGCATTTGTTCCAGCTGGGCGAATACCTGACGGGCATGCCGCAACAGCGACTCACCCGCCAACGTCGGGGTCAGGCCACGATGGTGACGGGCAAACAGCGGCACGCCGAGCGCCGCTTCAAGCTGGGTCAGGCGATGGCTGGCCGAAGAGGGCGCCAGATGAACCCTTGCGGCCGCCCGGGTCAGGCTGCCACTGTCGGCAATCGCGGCAACCAGGCGCAAATCAGGAAGATCGTAATACATGGTTTCGTCCAGAACGAATGCTTGCTTTGAATATTACCAATTGCCAAGCCACCTGGTGACGTATTCAATGGGCTATCCACTCCAACTCGACGAACATGACTTTGAAAAAATCGAACGCCTGGCAAAATAGTTCTGCCACCGGTGCCGCCCTGGCCCTGCTTGCCGCACTCGGTTTTTCGATGAAGGCCATCTTCGTCAAACTGGCCTATCCGTATGGCGTCGATGCCGTCACCCTGCTGGCGCTGCGCATGGGTTTTGCGCTGCCGGTCTTTCTCTGGGTCGGCCTGGCCGAGCAACGCAGCGGCGCCCAATTGTCGCACCAGGACTGGGGCCGGCTTTTCCTGCTCGGCTGTTGCGGCTATTACGGTGCAAGCATCCTCGACTTCTGGGGCTTGCAGTACATTTCGGCCGGACTGGAGCGCCTGATCCTGTTCACCTACCCGACGCTGACCATCCTGATCGGCATTTTCTTCCAGGGCAAACCCTTCACCCGCCGCGAAGCGATTGCCATCGTCTTCTGCTATTGCGGCATCGGTTTTGCCTTCATGCATGATCTCGATTTCGGCGATGCCCGCAATGTCTGGCTCGGCGGCGCCCTTGTCTTCGGTTCCAGCGTTTCCTACGCCATCTATCTCTCGGGCAGCGCCCCGATGATCACGCGGATCGGCGCCATGCGCTTTGCCGCCATCGCCACGCTAATGTCGTCGGCCGTCACCTTGGTACACTTCGCCCTGTCACATCCGCTCAGCGCCTTCATCCAGCCATTGCCGGTATACGGCTGGGGACTGGCGATGGCCTTGTTCGCCACGATCATCCCGGTATTCGCCCAAACGGCGGCAATCAAGCGGCTCGGCGCCGGCCATGCCTCGCTGATCACGATGATCGGACCATTACTCACCATCGGCTTTGGCTGGTGGCTGCTCGACGAGCAAATTTCCTTCGCCCAGGTGGCCGGAGCCGGCCTGGTTGTCGGCGGTATCCTGATCGCCAGCCGACGCTGAAAGGGCGGTAGAATCCGACGCATGATCGGAATTCTACTCATCACCCATGGCAGCTATGGCGAGGCACTCGTCCAGAACGCCTGCCACGTGCTCAACAAGCGCCCGATCCAGCTCAACCAGCTGGGCGTGGCCGCTCAGGATGACCCGCTCGACCTCCTGCCACTGGCTCAACAAATGCTCGCCCTGGTTGATACCGGCGAAGGTGCGGTCGTCCTGACCGACATTTTTGGTGCCAGCCCGGCCAATCTCGCCCTGAAACTACTGGAACCGGGGCGCGTCGAAGGCATCGCCGGGGTTAATCTGCCGATGCTGCTACGCGCCTTGACCTACCGCGAAAAAGGCATGGAAACCTTGCTCACCCGAGCCATCGGCGGCGGCCGCGATGGCGTTTTCAACATGCAGGACCACTAGACATGCAGACCAGAGAAACTGAAATCATCAATAAACTGGGCCTGCACGCCCGCGCCTCGGCCAAGCTGACCCAGCTGGCCGGCAAATACAAGAGCGAAGTCTGGATGACCAAAGGCACGCGACGAATCAACGCCAAGAGCATCATGGGGGTGATGATGCTGGCGGCTGGCAAGGGCTCGAAAGTGACTGTCGAGACCGACGGCCCGGATGAGGCTGAGGCGATGGATGCGCTGCTTGCGCTGATCGCCGATTATTTCGGCGAAGGGGAGTAAGCGACCATGAGCTTCACCCTGCACGGTCTCGGTGTCTCCAGCGGCATCGCCATCGGGCGGGCCATGCTGATGTCGCATGCGACGCTCGAAGTGTCGCACCTGACCATTGCCCCGCGCATGGTCGACAAGGAAATCGCCCGTTTCGAGGCAGCCATGAAGGCCGTCAAGGGCGAACTCGAACTGATGAAGGAAACGACCGAGCACGCCCCGGCCGAGCTTGCCGCCTTCATCGACATCCACACCATGTTCCTTGAAGACCCGGAACTGGTCGACAAGCCGCGCGAGATCATCCGCGAGCGGCGCTGCAACGCCGAATGGGCGCTGGTCCAGCAGATGGAGCACCTGGTCGGGCAATTCGAGCAATTCGACGATCCCTACCTGCGCGAACGCAAGTTCGACGTCGTCCAGGTCGTCGAGCGCGTCATCAAGGAACTGCTTGGCCACCCCGGCCGGGCGGTGATGAAAACGGCCAAGGGCGTCAAGGAAGAGCAACTGATCGTCGTTGCCCACGATCTCTCACCGGCCGACGTCATCGCCTTCAAGGATCACCGCTTCTCCTCCTTCATCACCGATGTCGGCGGCTCGACTTCGCATACGGCAATTCTCGCCCGCAGCATGGCGATTCCGTCGATTGTCGGCCTTGAAACGGCGCGTTCGCTGATCCGCGATGGCGAGCAGATCATCGTCGATGGCACGCGCGGCGTCGTCATCGTCAATCCGGACCCGCGCGTGCTGGAGGAATACCAGCTCCGCAAGAACCAGATCGAGCTGGAACGCTCCAAGCTCAAGCGCCTGAAGACGGCCAGGTCGCAGACGATTGACGCGGTCGACGTGCAACTTTTTGCCAATATCGAATTGCCCGGCGATGTGCCGATTGCGCTGGAGGCTGGTGCCGAAGGGGTCGGCCTGTTCCGTACCGAATTCCTCTTCCTCGACCGCGGCGACATGCCCGACGAGCGCGAGCAATACGAAGCCTACAAAAAAGTGGTCAAGGGCATGGCCGGCCGACCAGTCACCATCCGCACCTTCGACCTCGGCAACGACAAGGATCTGCGCCCCGGCAACAACACCAACGATCGCGTTCACACCAACCCGGCCCTCGGCCGGCGCGCCATCCGCCTGTCGCTGGCCGAGCCGCGCATGTTCCAGATCCAGCTGCGTGCCATCCTGCGTGCCTCGAAATACGGCCCGATCAAACTGCTCATCCCGATGCTGGCGCACGCCCATGAAATCGACCAGACGCTGGCCGCGCTGGAGCAGGCCAAATCCAGCCTGCGTGGCGAAAAGGTCGCTTTCGACGAAAACATCCAGGTTGGCGGGATGATCGAGATTCCTGCCGCCGCATTGGCCGTCGGCCTGTTCCTGCGCCGCCTCGACTTCCTGTCGATCGGCACCAACGACCTGATCCAGTACACACTGGCCATCGACCGTTCCGATGAACAGGTCGCCAATCTTTACGACCCGCTGCATCCTGCCGTACTGATGCTCCTGGCCCACACGCTGTCGATGGCGGAAAAGGTCAACATTCCGGTCTCCGTTTGCGGTGAAGTCGCCGGTGATCCGCAATTCACCCGCCTGCTGCTCGGCATGGGCCTGCGCATTTTCTCGATGCACCCATCGCAGATTCTTGAAGTGAAGAATCGCGTACTCAAAGCCGATGTCAGCGAACTCGCCCCCACGGTCCGCCGGATGCTGCG
The sequence above is drawn from the Dechloromonas sp. TW-R-39-2 genome and encodes:
- the tolQ gene encoding protein TolQ, translating into MSILHLILQASAVVQAVMALLAGVSFMSWYYISMKWFTVRLARTKTETFERDFWSGGDLNNLYNSAVNDRHHAGSMERIFEAGFREFTKLKGQKNLDPKDIVDGSRRAMRATYQREMDALESHLAFLASVGSVSPYVGLFGTVWGIMHAFRGLSNVGQATLASVAPGIAEALVATAIGLFAAIPAVLAYNRFSHDIDRLAVRYESFMEEFSNILQRQMR
- the ybgC gene encoding tol-pal system-associated acyl-CoA thioesterase — its product is MKYEPKPNAFSIPVRVYYEDTDAGGVVYYANYLRFFERCRTEWMRFAGHDQSALAAEAGIGFVARKASCEYLKPARLDDELTVGLEVEKLTRVRVVFRQHVRRGDVELVTGTVEIACVNMATMTPAAIPDFLHQKLEALK
- the ruvB gene encoding Holliday junction branch migration DNA helicase RuvB, yielding MIETDQLFAPQADSPRAAVDRIIAPNSKSAQEEALERALRPKRLADYTGQVKIREQLEIFIQAAKNRSESLDHVLLFGPPGLGKTTLAHIVAAEMGVNLRQTSGPVLERAGDLAAILTNLEPHDVLFIDEIHRLSPVVEEILYPALEDFQIDIMIGEGPAARSVKLDLPPFTLVGATTRAGMLTNPLRDRFGIVARLEFYNADELKSIVSRSASLLNAPIDPEGSLEIAKRSRGTPRIANRLLRRVRDYAEVKADGNITRQVADAALHMLDVDPAGLDLMDRKLLSAVIDKFGGGPVGVDNLAAAIGEARDTIEDVLEPYLIQQGYLQRTLRGRIATPAIYRHLGLPVPNSPETLPEN
- a CDS encoding AI-2E family transporter yields the protein MFSSEENPKRLAQIALVILLIVGCIAVLWPMIGAVLFAFVVWICTWPLYSEQLLPRLGGRNTLAATLMTTLLVLVMLLPMIFLAGSLASSADKLIDFARPYVEQGLPLDPPAWLSGLPFFGVEIDTFWHQIASNRAELNALLKQLVVPLRQFGLALGGIAANGLLQVALVIFVVFFLYRDGAKVVHSLYVAAHKLGGELGQEMLDKARGTVVGVMLGIVGTAAAQGTVAMIGFLIAGVPAAVLLGFATFFLSMIPIGPPLIWGGAAAWLYSQGLTGWAIFMVLYGLFIISSIDNFVKPVLMARGAGISILLIALGVLGGVLVFGFIGIFLGPVLLALGHMLFGRWTREDISA
- the ruvA gene encoding Holliday junction branch migration protein RuvA — encoded protein: MIGRLTGILAEKNPPQIVLEVNGVGYELDVPMSTFYNLPANGEKTRLLTHFAVREDGHYLYGFLTEAERFAFRQLLKVSGIGARTALSVLSGLSVGDLAAAVAQQELGRLIKVPGIGKKTAERLLLELKGKLAETTGVSLLAAVDDTKQDISNALLALGYNEKEAAAAMKQLPADIGTSDGIRAALKLLSKV
- the ruvC gene encoding crossover junction endodeoxyribonuclease RuvC, coding for MSLATPRILGIDPGLRVTGFGVVELHGNKLVYIASGCIKSNDKQSLPERIKTLFAGISEVVATYQPDQAAVEKVFVNVNPQSTLLLGQARGAAISALVHAGLPVSEYTALQVKQAVVGHGKAAKEQVQDMVVRLLNLSGSPTSDAADALACAICHAHGGQGLGAMATAGYRIRGGRLIG
- a CDS encoding DMT family transporter; translated protein: MQRLYPFLFVFLWSTGFIGAKYGLPYAEPLSFLLTRYAFVIALMTAIALLTRAPWPKAPMQWVHIAVSGLLVHAVYLGGVFVAIRHGLPAGVTALVVGMQPLLTALGAGWLLGEQVNRRQWAGLGLGFVGVALVVSGKFGEAAALGPMLVPALIALLGITIGTLYQKRFCASFDLRTGSVIQFVPTALVTALAVLSFENYRIEWNGDFIFALGWLVLVLSIGAISLLNLLIRSGSAVNVASLFYLTPLSTALIAFVIFDEKLTLTAAIGMLIAVSGVYLVARPK
- a CDS encoding YebC/PmpR family DNA-binding transcriptional regulator → MAGHSKWANIQHRKGRQDEKRGAAFSKIAKEITVAAKMGGGDAGFNPRLRVAVDKAKGVNMPKDKIDTAIKKGTGELEGVDYVEIRYEGYGIGGAAIMVDCLTDNKTRTVAEVRHAFNKYGGNMGTEGCVVFQFKHCGQMIFAPGTDEAALMDAAIEAGAEDVATNEDGSIEVITGPTDFITVKDALEAAGFKPEFGEVTMKPEGETELVGDDAVRMQKLLDALEGLDDVQEIYSTAVMDE
- a CDS encoding helicase HerA-like domain-containing protein translates to MSEPLYLAKSEDGYPALLPQMANRHGLITGATGTGKTVTLQSIAERLSFAGVPVFMADVKGDLSGMGAPGVVTPKLEARLKDLGLEGFQPYANPVAFWDVFGQGGVPVRATISDMGPLLLARLLNLNDTQTGVLQLVFKIADDQGLLLLDLKDLRAMVQHVGDNAKEFTTEYGNVSSASIGAIQRGLLTLEEQGGDQFFGEPMLDINDLMKLDENGRGVINVLSAEKLVQAPALYSTFLLWLLAELFEQLPEAGDLDKPKLVFFFDEAHLLFTDAPQALTDKVEQVVRLIRSKGVGVYFVTQNPLDVPEKILGQLGNRVQHALRAFTPRDQKAVQAAAQTMRANPKFDAATVITELGVGEALVSFLDEKGRPTVVDRSIIFPPASRLGPLSADERKAMIQASPMLATYGTTVDRESAYEILRGKPATKQAAPGAIPAPPPGQPGGLNANDWGNHGGQQAQPRPAPQARQPEVAAQESGGGILDSIGEMLGGSTGPRGGKREGMIEAAAKSAARGMAGTVGREIGKQILRGVLGSILGGRR